In Bacteroides cellulosilyticus, the genomic stretch CAAGCAATGCTTTCTCCTGTTCTTTCATATCACACTCCATTATAATCACCCAAGCATTATCATCATCCAAGATATAAGTACCTGGTTTTACATTGATTAGATCAGTAGTATCTATGAAATGGAAAACTGTTGCAAATGATGGATTCAAGGCTTCCCAGAAGGCTCTGGCTTCAGCGTCAGCATTTTGTACAATCGGTTGCATCAACATCTGTTTTCTTGTACAACTATACACTGTAATAGACACGCAGAGCACAATAAATGCCCTTTGTATAATCAATAAAAGTCTCTGTAACTTCATTTTATAAGATTATTTTCACATTATATTCTAAATACGGGATTCCCAACTGAATCTCGTATTTTAAACTATAATCCCAACGCAATTAATGGAACACGTGTAATCGCCATATCCTCTTTGCCCACAGAATATAAAGTATACAGCCATCCATTTAATATTATAGAACTGGGATAAGCATAGCCTAAATTTCGCCCTTTGATACCCGCAAATCGATATTTCTTAGGAGCATCAATACGTAAAGCATATACACAATCGAATTTATATCCGTCCTTACTGACTGACACAGTTATCGGATCCCGGTCTAAATATAACGCTTGATCAAAACTATATGCATTTTGGTTGCCTATCAGCAACACAGTCCCGTCTCCTGATGAAATAGCCTGCGCTCTGCTTGGTGAATCCGGAATATCTGTCGGATAAGGAATTCCCCACCCACCTGCTCCATCATTGAAGCTCACATACATTCTATTATCATGTACCGGATTCTGTGAGGTTCCCCAGTCACGTAACATGAGTACCAGCCCTCCATCTTTAGCCCGATAGATAAAACTTTCTATTAGTTTATGACTGTCAATCGCCGTACGCAATACTCCCCATGTGTCTGCCGCCCACCAACTGATTTGATCGTTCTCCCGATACCAATTGCGTAGCCGGATACCTATAGGTGGAGCCGTAGCTGAAGCAAGATCTTGCATGTATACAGGCAATTTTCCACCATCAGGTAAGTTTTCAACCAGGAATGGTTGTCCGAATTCCCCTTTTTCGTTCACAGTACGAGCAATCGGATATACTTTGGCACCATGCACGTAGGTAATGGCATATAGCACATCATCAATAACCGCCCATCTGTCGGGTTTCAGATGAATGCCTTTCTCTGTACGAGGCAAGACCGGACCGGGAGCAGGAAACAATTCTTTTGCCTCCGACCACTTTCCCCACGCATCAGAAGTGGCATATAACACACGTTGCCCGGGAGCATCTTCACCTAAAGGATGATTTCCCCACATTGCATAAAACTTACCTTTATGATTAATCAGACAAGCATAATGATTATAAGCACCATCTTCCCGAGTAGGTGGTTGCCACACTACTGCATGTTCAGCCTTGGATAATACTGGGAATCCCGCACCAGCAGAAAGGTCAACAGTTGGCATTTGAGCATTCCACATTGGTACAACCGGTGTCCCCTGCTTAGTAACCTTATTCGTTTTAAAGTTTTTTGTTCCTACTTTCACTTCAATCTCACCTTGATTGTCACCACCCGGAGAGGATTTTTCTGAAGACGTTTGACAACAAATATTGGATAGCTGAATAAAAACGAGCAAGCCAGTTATCGATATTTTTTTTAAATTATCCATAATATTTTTTATTTAGTAGCCAACTGTTTGTTCCAGCTTAGCACCAACATTGCTATCAATAGCTGTCTGCGGAATAGGCCACCACTGGTGAAAATCTTGTATAGAAGTCCGGGTAAGCTCTCGTATACTATATTTCCTTACCCTATCCACCAGTCTCCCCATTCGCACCAATGTTCTGCGGCGAGGTTCCTCAGTAATCAACTCTCTGGCACGTTCATCCAAAATGTAATCTTCCGTTACGTCGGATGCTTGAACCGGTTTTGCTCTGGCACGTTCACGTACCACGTTAATATCCTTAGCTGCATTTTCCAAATCATTCAACCTAAAGTAGGCTTCGGCACGCAACAAATAAGTTTCAGCCAATCGGTACACAATGAAATCCTGATAGGTACGCCCGGACCAAGACGTACTCGTGTTGGTTAATGTACCTATATCTCCCTCAATCTTACGAGGATAAGGATAAACATTTTGCATAGTATCGATTTCTGTTTTTCTTGGTTCTACCAACTGCCCGAAATAGGCTGATTTCGAATTTGTGTAACGGAACTCCCTACGCATATTATGAACCGAATTACGCATATCATTGTCCCAGTTTCCTTTCCAGACATTATATAAGAAATAAGGCGTAGGACGTACTTGTCCGGTCCCTCTTCCCATACTATCAACGACAATCATACCTGACTTTCCGGCAGGATCAGTAAGTCTTTCATACCAAGGTCCCCAATTTCTCAAACGATTATTGCCATTACTACCGCCTTGTCCACCTAATGTCATGTCCTCAAACTGCCATACATAAATGGACTCTAAATTACCGGCATCACGATTCTGATTACCGTCTTTGAACATATCAGAGAAGGGATCTCCCGGCTCATTCATTTTGGTACCAAAACGTTCATCCATCAACTTATATAAACCGGAATTTATAACTTTATTAGCACTTTCTACAGCTAACTGATACTCTCCAAGACTAATATAAACTTCAGTCAACAGATGATCAGCAGCAGCTTTCACAATCCGGCCTTGCTTTTTCACCGTTGCAGGTAGCCATTTAGAAGCATATTCCAGATCAGCACGCGCAGACTGGAGGACCTCTTCACGGGTATTTCGCACAAAATTAGTTTTGGGACTAACATAAATGGTATCTATAATAGGTACTCCCCCATACAGATTAGCCAACATATTATGCGTATAAGCCCTGAAAAACTTAGCTTCGGCAATCATTGCATTCTTTTTTTCTTCACTACTCCATATATCAGCCAACTCCGGTTTACTGGCATATGCAATGATGGTATTAGCTATAGGAAACATACTCTCGTAAGCCCAATCCCACACATATGTAGTCACGGTACTAGTTGGAGTAAGCAGGGTATTATAATTATTACTGGAAGCTGAATTATTGCCAAACGACGCTATGTCTGTTGATGCACTCATTATATAAAAATAGCGGGAGGCATCACGAGCAGCCATCTCATCACGGGCAGCCTTATGCATAGCAGTCATATAGGCTTCAAAACCTATTTCGGAGGTCAAGACTCCTTCTGTACTATAATTAGAAAGAGGCACTTCATTAAGAAAATCCGAACTGCATGATTGGCCGGTAACTATTAACAGTGCGGCACACAGTATTTTACTTGTTAGATTGACGAGTGTTCTCATTTTTTTCTTGTATTAGTATTTTTAATATTACTCAAATAAATTAGTATTAAAAGCCTAACTTAAATCCTAATGTATATGTACGGGCAATAGGATATCTTTCTGATGAGATTGATTCAGGATTAGTACCCAGCCAATCTGTAAATGTCAGTAAGTTCTTTCCACTCAAGAATACACTGAGATTAGATAAACGATACTTAGTCAGGAATTTCTGAGGGAAACGGTAGGACAATGACACTTCCTGTACACGAATGAAACTGCGGTCGGAATACCAATTATGCCCAAGTACGCTTCTTCTATATTCAAGTGAAGGACGGGAATTTGATTTATTTTCCGGAGTCCACCATCCCCCATCATACATATTAACAGGACGGACAGGATCCAGACTATTGTTATAGAAATCCAAATCATTGAATGTTCCAATCCAACCTTGCATTGCATTGATGAAGATGGACAAATCAAAATTCTTATAACTGAAATTATTAGTAATACCCCAACGGTACTTAGGCTGGCTACCCTGCCCAATAATTGTACGGTCATGTTCAGCTTCAACCTTACCATCATCATTCAAATCTTTGAATCGTGCATAGCCAGATGCATATCCTGCAGGGAGTTCATCTCCCTCCTGATAAATACCATCAAATACATAATCATAATATACATTAATAGGCTTCCCTATGAACCAACTGTTGCCAATGTCATCATCTTCTTTACCATCCCCGTTAGCATCTTCACCATACAAACTTACAATTTTATTCTTGTTATGTGAGAATACAAAACTTGTACTCCACTCAAAATCTTTATTACGGATGTTCACTGTATTCAAAGTTAATTCAATACCTTTATTATTTACCTCTCCTAAGTTCGTCCATATAGATGAATATCCTGTCATTACAGGAATAGACCGCTCTACCAACAAATCGCGCGTATCCATATTATAAAGCTCAACCGTACCACCGATTCGCTTATTGAACAGTTCAAAATCTAATGCAATATTAGCTGTATAGGTTGTTTCCCATTTTAAATCCGTATTGGCAATTCTAGACGGATAAATGCCCAATGCTGACTCTTCGCCAAACACATAACGGCTGGTGGTTGCCAAACTTAATGACTGATAAGGTGAAATAGCCTGATTACCTACAGCACCGTATGACACTCTCAATTTCAGCAAGTCCAGAAATGCCGCATTATCCAGAAAGTCTTCCTCAGAAACTATCCATGCAAAAGCCGCAGACGGGAATGTTGCATATTTATGATTAGCCGCAAAAACAGAACTACCATCCCTTCGGGCTGTCAAGGTGAACAAATACTTATTCATGAGTCTATAGTTTAACCTTGCCATAGAAGAGATACCGGAAACTTTCTTAGCCGAGGAAGTTGTTTCTTGTAACCCGCCAACACCAAGATTATTCCATCCAAATGTGTCAAACTCTAATTGATCTGCACTTGCTGTGGTACTTTCTTCGTTACTTCGGTTTGCACCATACATTAAAGTTACATCAAATGCATGTTTTTCACCCAATTGGAATTTATAGTCTAAAATATTTTCAACAACCCAATCGCGCGACATCCAGTTGCGCTTGGAAGCTGATGAAGTATTTGCATCAACATATACATCATTCTTTGTAGAGTTATAATCACGAATCCAACGATAGTTCATTGAGTAGTTTATCCGGTATGTAAGACCCTTAACCCATGGAATATTAACTATTGAATAAAAATTTGCGAATAAATTATTCCGGTAATAATCTTTCTGAGAAAGGCTATTACTCCTCACAGGATTTGCAGAAACGCCTTGGTCTTCGGGTACAGTATATTGTGTGGGTGACCCATCTTCACGATACCACGTGCCGTATGGACTTTGTCTCTTGGCCAGATTGACCGATGCAGGTACACCTGACTGGTCGTTTTGAGAAAACATAGTACTGGTACCGATGCTCAACCAATCAGTAATCTTGCTTTCCAAATTCACTCTAAAGGACATTCGGGTCAGGTTGTCATCAAGTATCAATCCTTTTTCTTGCGCCATAGAGGCAGAAATATAATAGTTAGTATTCTTGGACTTTCCTGACATACTTGCATCCACTGATAAAAGCTGCCCCTGTTGAGAAATCAAATCCAACGGATCAATAGTATGGCCATTTCGATAGTTTTCGGCCTCCGTTAAAGTCAGATATGTAGAAACATCATTCGGATCATATGGGATTTCCCTAAGCCGTCGAATTTCCATTGATTTTTCCAGATAACGTTCCGGGGTCAACAACTTCAATTTAGAAGCCCAATCCGACAAGCCATAAAATGCACTTACATTAATATTAGGCTTCTCTGTTTTACCTTTTTTAGAAGTGATAAGGATTACTCCATTCGCGGCACGAGAACCATAAATTGCAGCTGAACTGGCATCTTTGAGTACTTCCATAGATTCAATATCGTTCGGATTGATATCAATCATACTTCCATTAAAATAAATGCCATCCAGAATAATCAACGGATCGTTTCCACCACTCAACGAACGAGGACCACGCACCAGGATACTACCGTTCTGCCCCGGACGCCCATTATCTGTAAACTGAACTCCAGCCACCTGACCACGTAATGCCTGAGTAACATTAGTATTCGGACGGCTTTCCATATCGCTCATATTCACTTTACTTACAGAGCCAGTCACATTACGCCGACTTTGGCTTCCATAGCCAACCACTACAACTTCCTCCAAAAGGCCTGCATCTTCCTTTAAAACTATTTTAAAGGAATTCTTTCCTGCAACTTTTATTTCTTGCGGTAAAAAGCCAATAAATGATATCTGAAGCATTGCATTATCTTCTACAATCAGTTTGAAATGCCCATCCACATCTGTAACCGAACCATTAATAGTGCCTTTCTCTACTACATTTGCTCCGATAATAGCTTCTCCCCGCTCATCAGTGACTGTTCCGGTAATTTGCTTCTTTTGCTGAGTTGCAGCACTATTTCCAGGCACCTCAATATACATCTCCGCTTGTGTGCCACTATAGGCATAAGCACCTATTGTCAAACTATTATAAACAGCCAACAATAAGAAAATGGAGCTCGATTTTATAATTAGCCATAAAAAATCATACGACTTTGCTGGTTTATTCATATCTTTACGTGTTTTTGATAGATTAAAATTTAGTATACAATTTGTTTGCGAGACAAAGGATACGTTAATTAATTGAAAACATTCTACAAAGTCGTGATGCTGCAGTGCAGCACCATGACTTTTTTTCTTATCTATACATCTCTCATAGGCATACATGTATTATAATTCAACTTCATTAATAACTCCCATTTCGTTACTGAACCGAGAACTTTTCATAATATCAATTTATTCAGCAACTATCTGCACCTTTACTTTTTCATTTTATTTTTTTTGCGTGCAGCAATATTAGCAGCTGATTTCTTTACTCTGCCGGGCTTACTAATACGCATTCCCAAATCGCCACGTTCTGAAATTATTTTTCC encodes the following:
- a CDS encoding exo-alpha-sialidase, with protein sequence MDNLKKISITGLLVFIQLSNICCQTSSEKSSPGGDNQGEIEVKVGTKNFKTNKVTKQGTPVVPMWNAQMPTVDLSAGAGFPVLSKAEHAVVWQPPTREDGAYNHYACLINHKGKFYAMWGNHPLGEDAPGQRVLYATSDAWGKWSEAKELFPAPGPVLPRTEKGIHLKPDRWAVIDDVLYAITYVHGAKVYPIARTVNEKGEFGQPFLVENLPDGGKLPVYMQDLASATAPPIGIRLRNWYRENDQISWWAADTWGVLRTAIDSHKLIESFIYRAKDGGLVLMLRDWGTSQNPVHDNRMYVSFNDGAGGWGIPYPTDIPDSPSRAQAISSGDGTVLLIGNQNAYSFDQALYLDRDPITVSVSKDGYKFDCVYALRIDAPKKYRFAGIKGRNLGYAYPSSIILNGWLYTLYSVGKEDMAITRVPLIALGL
- a CDS encoding RagB/SusD family nutrient uptake outer membrane protein, which produces MRTLVNLTSKILCAALLIVTGQSCSSDFLNEVPLSNYSTEGVLTSEIGFEAYMTAMHKAARDEMAARDASRYFYIMSASTDIASFGNNSASSNNYNTLLTPTSTVTTYVWDWAYESMFPIANTIIAYASKPELADIWSSEEKKNAMIAEAKFFRAYTHNMLANLYGGVPIIDTIYVSPKTNFVRNTREEVLQSARADLEYASKWLPATVKKQGRIVKAAADHLLTEVYISLGEYQLAVESANKVINSGLYKLMDERFGTKMNEPGDPFSDMFKDGNQNRDAGNLESIYVWQFEDMTLGGQGGSNGNNRLRNWGPWYERLTDPAGKSGMIVVDSMGRGTGQVRPTPYFLYNVWKGNWDNDMRNSVHNMRREFRYTNSKSAYFGQLVEPRKTEIDTMQNVYPYPRKIEGDIGTLTNTSTSWSGRTYQDFIVYRLAETYLLRAEAYFRLNDLENAAKDINVVRERARAKPVQASDVTEDYILDERARELITEEPRRRTLVRMGRLVDRVRKYSIRELTRTSIQDFHQWWPIPQTAIDSNVGAKLEQTVGY
- a CDS encoding SusC/RagA family TonB-linked outer membrane protein: MNKPAKSYDFLWLIIKSSSIFLLLAVYNSLTIGAYAYSGTQAEMYIEVPGNSAATQQKKQITGTVTDERGEAIIGANVVEKGTINGSVTDVDGHFKLIVEDNAMLQISFIGFLPQEIKVAGKNSFKIVLKEDAGLLEEVVVVGYGSQSRRNVTGSVSKVNMSDMESRPNTNVTQALRGQVAGVQFTDNGRPGQNGSILVRGPRSLSGGNDPLIILDGIYFNGSMIDINPNDIESMEVLKDASSAAIYGSRAANGVILITSKKGKTEKPNINVSAFYGLSDWASKLKLLTPERYLEKSMEIRRLREIPYDPNDVSTYLTLTEAENYRNGHTIDPLDLISQQGQLLSVDASMSGKSKNTNYYISASMAQEKGLILDDNLTRMSFRVNLESKITDWLSIGTSTMFSQNDQSGVPASVNLAKRQSPYGTWYREDGSPTQYTVPEDQGVSANPVRSNSLSQKDYYRNNLFANFYSIVNIPWVKGLTYRINYSMNYRWIRDYNSTKNDVYVDANTSSASKRNWMSRDWVVENILDYKFQLGEKHAFDVTLMYGANRSNEESTTASADQLEFDTFGWNNLGVGGLQETTSSAKKVSGISSMARLNYRLMNKYLFTLTARRDGSSVFAANHKYATFPSAAFAWIVSEEDFLDNAAFLDLLKLRVSYGAVGNQAISPYQSLSLATTSRYVFGEESALGIYPSRIANTDLKWETTYTANIALDFELFNKRIGGTVELYNMDTRDLLVERSIPVMTGYSSIWTNLGEVNNKGIELTLNTVNIRNKDFEWSTSFVFSHNKNKIVSLYGEDANGDGKEDDDIGNSWFIGKPINVYYDYVFDGIYQEGDELPAGYASGYARFKDLNDDGKVEAEHDRTIIGQGSQPKYRWGITNNFSYKNFDLSIFINAMQGWIGTFNDLDFYNNSLDPVRPVNMYDGGWWTPENKSNSRPSLEYRRSVLGHNWYSDRSFIRVQEVSLSYRFPQKFLTKYRLSNLSVFLSGKNLLTFTDWLGTNPESISSERYPIARTYTLGFKLGF